A single Thunnus thynnus chromosome 6, fThuThy2.1, whole genome shotgun sequence DNA region contains:
- the taf8 gene encoding transcription initiation factor TFIID subunit 8 → MADPAVVSGGSLNAGGRSSGGKASTSPAENYHQARRRTLQVVVSALLTECGFDSAEKAAVETLTEMMQSYITEIGRSAKSYCEHTARSVPTLSDTVVTLIEMGFNVDTLPVYAKRSQRMVITAPPVTNPPVTPRALSAGQKRTHPSHIPSHFPEFPDPHTYIKTPTFREPVSDYQVVREKAASQRRDVERALTRFMAKTGETQSLFKDDITAFPLIAARPTTIPYLSALLPSELELQTLEETDSSEQDDQTDSENTAGNNITDDPGADKENSMLPPSGVVPSAKANEDNMIDNPYLRPVKKPKVRRKK, encoded by the exons ATGGCGGACCCTGCAGTGGTATCGGGAGGTTCACTGAATGCAGGAGgg CGCTCCAGTGGTGGTAAAGCATCCACCAGCCCAGCAGAGAACTACCACCAGGCTCGACGCCGCACCCTGCAGGTGGTAGTGAGTGCCCTGCTGACAGAGTGTGGCTTCGACAGTGCAGAGAAGGCAGCAGTGGAAACACTCACCGAGATGATGCAGAGCT ATATAACAGAAATAGGTCGCAGTGCCAAATCTTATTGTGAACACACAGCCAGGAGTGTCCCAACCCTGTCAGACACAGTGGTCACACTCATTGAAATGG gtttCAATGTTGACACTCTGCCTGTCTATGCCAAGAGATCACAGAGGATGGTTATAACTGCAC CTCCAGTAACGAACCCCCCCGTGACTCCCAGAGCACTGTCGGCCGGACAGAAACGCACACATCCGTCTCACATCCCCAGCCACTTCCCAGAGTTCCCCGACCCTCACACCTACATCAAAACACCT ACGTTCAGGGAGCCTGTGTCAGACTACCAGGTggtgagagagaaagcagcCAGTCAGAGGAGAGACGTGGAGCGAGCACTCACACGCTTCATGGCCAAGACCGGAGAGACGCAGAGCCTCTTCAAAGACGACATCACTGCCTTCCCAT tgatCGCAGCACGGCCGACCACCATCCCATATCTCAGCGCCCTCCTGCCCTCAGAGCTGGAACTGCAGACTCTGGAAGAAACAGACTCATCTGAGCAGGACGACCAGACAGACAGCGAGAACACAGCAGGAAACAACATCACT GATGATCCAGGAGCCGACAAAGAGAACTCCATGCTTCCTCCCAGCGGCGTCGTTCCCTCCGCGAAAGCCAACGAAGACAACATGATCGACAACCCATACCTCCGGCCGGTCAAGAAACCCAAAGTGAGGAGGAAGAAATGA
- the LOC137185017 gene encoding ciliary microtubule-associated protein 3-like, which produces MSAAPVQRLFFGSTQERRLFPLHYAPDRLGNQMSRQEAPHVGPGCYDNHEFGTIMYNSKKTPGSKKGYGLSARTAARFPPCSNTATPSPQHYQQIQSWSTVSPPSKIPFNSNTQRFKTMSRTAEDSPGPGTYTHDTVTNRKVSWPMCFGSPDWSRLPQLEKRSLGVKLNNDKEFLKQRSRLAYLSLYY; this is translated from the exons ATGTCAGCAGCTCCAGTTCAGAGACTATTTTTTGGCAGCACTCAGGAGAGGAGACTCTTTCCCCTCCATTATGCGCCAGACCGGCTAGGAAACCAAATGTCACGACAGGAAGCGCCACATGTCGGCCCTGGCTGCTATGACAACCATGAG TTTGGCACCATTATGTATAATTCAAAGAAGACACCGGGGAGTAAGAAAGGATATGGTCTTTCTGCAAGGACTGCAGCACGCTTTCCTCCCTGTAGCAAT ACAGCGACTCCTTCACCACAGCATTACCAGCAGATTCAAAGCTGGTCCACAGTCTCCCCTCCTAGCAAAATACCTttcaactcaaacacacaacgGTTCAAAACCATGTCACGTACAGCTGAGGACAGCCCAgg CCCTGGGACCTACACTCATGACACAGTGACAAACAGGAAAGTGAGCTGGCCGATGTGCTTTGGCAGCCCGGACTGGTCCAGACTGCCTCAACTGGAGAAGAGGTCACTTGGGGTGAAG ctAAACAATGACAAGGAATTCCTGAAGCAGAGGAGCAGACTGGCCTATCTAAGTTTGTATTATTAA
- the atp6ap1b gene encoding V-type proton ATPase subunit S1b, with translation MAGSRSSSQVRLMAFIGFLFALFATGSSTAQVPLLIWSSDGLPPLASSSAGHITSKDQLTAYLTSAFGSGPHTVLLFLQDKLSKDDFTVYGGAFGNKQDSAFQNLEAALQSSSSSVTLPALEWSSSTAILSLLQEKLGVSPLLVDADTLSHLSINTSASNLLLINLPYCTGSQKSCKEVLHDNDETIGKVLNMMKAKNVPYTAIYTGLQPSRVISETSVSNQPVGRSLLQAAETTVKPPIMFNMSGSTCIMLWAQNLSISTNNTWVDLATQTPSLSGSMCNTSNSLLILSYSSGITLRFAMSQRLYPVSARNWFTLDSVELQFGGQTASFIGSRGIYAPAEYSFHCQSVNSFQDALLVPNNTNQNTTQWRLNFVDFQIQGFGLSNGTNFSYASDCAGFFTPGIWMGLLTSLLMLYIFVYGLHMIMQLNTMDRFDDPKGPSISVPQTE, from the exons ATGGCAGGCTCGAGGAGCTCGAGTCAAGTGCGATTAATGGCTTTTATTGGCTTTTTGTTCGCCCTTTTCGCTACGGGGAGCTCCACCGCTCAAGTGCCACTTCTAATATGGTCCAGTGACGG TTTACCACCACTGGCCTCATCTTCAGCTGGTCACATCACGTCGAAGGACCAGTTGACTGCCTACCTCACCTCTGCCTTTGGCTCCGGCCCCCACACCGTGCTGCTGTTTCTACAAGACAAG CTGAGCAAAGATGACTTCACAGTCTACGGTGGAGCTTTTGGAAACAAGCAGGATAGCGCCTTTCAAAACCTTGAG GCCGCGCTGCAGTCTTCTTCCTCGTCGGTGACGCTCCCGGCTTTAGAGTGGTCGAGCTCCACGGCCATCCTGTCTCTGCTGCAGGAGAAGCTCGGTGTGTCGCCTTTGCTCGTAGACGCCGACACTCTGTCGCATCTCAGCATCAACACATCCGCCAGCAATCTGCTGCTCATCAATCTTCCTTATTGCACTGG GTCGCAAAAGTCTTGCAAGGAAGTCCTACATGACAATG ATGAAACCATCGGAAAAGTTCTGAATATGATGAAAGCCAAAAATGTCCCGTACACTGCGATATACACAGGACTCCAGCCATCACGA GTGATTTCAGAGACTTCTGTGTCTAACCAGCCTGTGGGCCGCTCCTTGCTCCAAGCAGCTGAAACAACTGTCAAACCACCGATCATGTTCAATATGTCTGGTAGCACTTGCATAATGCTCTGGGCTCAGAATCTCAGTATCAGCACCAATAACACTTGGGTGGACCTTGCTACACAAACACCTTCCCTGTCAGGATCCATGTGTAACACCAGTAACTCACT gctTATCCTCAGTTATTCTTCAGGTATTACTCTGAG GTTTGCCATGAGTCAGCGCTTGTATCCCGTGTCTGCACGGAACTGGTTCACCCTGGACTCTGTGGAGCTACAGTTTGGCGGTCAGACCGCGTCTTTCATCGGGAGCCGCGGCATCTACGCCCCGGCGGAGTATTCCTTCCACTGCCAGTCGGTCAACAGCTTCCAAGATGCTCTGCTAGTGCCAAACAACAccaaccaaaacacaacacagtggAGGCTCAATTTTGTCGACTTCCAG ATTCAAGGCTTCGGTTTGTCCAACGGAACAAATTTCTCCTACGCCAGCGACTGTGCAGGCTTCTTCACCCCAGGGATCTGGATGGGGCTGCTGACCTCTCTGCTCATGTTGTATATTTTCGTGTACGGTCTGCACATGATCATGCAGCTCAACACCATGGATCGATTCGACGACCCCAAAGGTCCGTCGATTTCAGTGCCTCAAACGGAGTGA
- the gdi1 gene encoding rab GDP dissociation inhibitor alpha — protein MDEEYDVIVLGTGLTECILSGIMSVNGKKVLHMDRNPYYGGESSSITPLEELYKRFSLPDSPPESMGRGRDWNVDLIPKFLMANGQLVKMLLYTEVTRYLDFKVVEGSFVYKGGKIYKVPSTETEALASNLMGMFEKRRFRKFLVFVANFDENDPKTFEGVDPKTTTMRDVYKKFDLGQDVIDFTGHALALYRTDDYLDVPCLDTINRIKLYSESLARYGKSPYLYPLYGLGELPQGFARLSAIYGGTYMLNKPVDEIVMEGGHVIGVKSEGEVARCKQLICDPSYIPDRVRKAGQVIRVICILSHPIKNTNDANSCQIIIPQNQVNRNSDIYVCMISYAHNVAAQGKYIAIVSTTVETSEPEAEIEPALELLEPIDQKFVAISDLYEPTDDGTESQIFASSSYDATTHFETTCNDIKDIYKRMTGSDFDFENMKRKQNDVFGEDEQ, from the exons ATGGATGAGGAATATGATGTGATCGTTTTGGGCACCGGACTCACA GAATGCATCCTGTCCGGGATCATGTCTGTGAATGGGAAAAAGGTTCTGCACATGGACAGGAACCCTTACTATGGTGGGGAGAGCTCTTCCATCACCCCCCTGGAGGAG CTGTACAAGCGCTTCAGTCTTCCAGATAGTCCGCCTGAATCAATGGGCAGAGGAAGGGACTGGAACGTTGACCTCATCCCCAAGTTTCTCATGGCCAATG GTCAGCTTGTGAAGATGCTGCTATACACAGAAGTGACACGGTACCTGGACTTTAAGGTCGTGGAGGGAAGCTTTGTCTACAAAGGAGGAAAGATCTACAAGGTGCCGTCAACCGAGACCGAGGCACTAGCTTCAA aTCTGATGGGAATGTTCGAGAAGCGAAGGTTTAGGAAGTTCTTAGTCTTTGTGGCTAACTTTGATGAGAATGACCCCAAGACCTTTGAGGGCGTGGACCCCAAAACCACAACGATGAGGGATGTTTACAAGAAGTTTGACCTCGGCCAGGATGTCATTGACTTCACTGGCCACGCCCTGGCGCTCTACAGGACAGATGA CTACCTTGATGTGCCCTGTTTGGACACCATCAATCGTATCAAACTGTACAGTGAATCGCTGGCACGGTATGGGAAGAGCCCTTACCTCTACCCACTGTATGGTCTGGGAGAGCTGCCACAGGGATTCGCCAg ATTGAGTGCAATCTACGGAGGAACCTACATGCTGAACAAACCAGTGGATGAGATAGTGATGGAAGGCGGTCATGTGATTGGAGTGAAGTCTGAGGGCGAG GTGGCTCGTTGTAAGCAGCTCATCTGTGACCCCAGCTACATCCCGGACCGTGTCCGTAAGGCGGGTCAGGTGATCCGTGTGATCTGCATCCTCAGCCACCCCATCAAAAACACTAATGACGCCAACTCCTGCCAGATCATCATTCCTCAGAATCAGGTTAACCGCAACTCAG ACATCTACGTGTGCATGATCTCCTATGCTCACAACGTGGCTGCCCAGGGGAAGTACATCGCCATCGTCAGCACCACAGTGGAAACCAGCGAGCCAGAAGCTGAGATCGAGCCGGccctggagctgctggagcCCATCGACCAAAA gtttgtGGCTATTAGTGACCTTTATGAGCCCACAGATGATGGTACTGAGAGCCAG ATCTTTGCCTCAAGTTCCTACGATGCCACCACTCACTTCGAGACCACCTGCAACGACATCAAGGACATCTACAAACGTATGACTGGGAGCGACTTTGACTTTGAGAACATGAAACGCAAACAGAACGATGTGTTTGGGGAGGATGAGCAGTGA